The DNA sequence AGCCAGATCCCACAGGTCACACCCTTGATACACATCCGGCACCCCCGGGGACGCAACCTTGAGCAAGACCTGACCGAGCGACCCGATGACCCCGATCCGGGCCACCCGTCGCTGAAAGGGCAGGAAGTCCTTGAGGAAGACGTCGGCCCCCTCTCCCGTCAGTACGTCGGCCACAAACTTCGAGACCGCGTCGCCGTACGACGGGTCGGGGTCGGTCCAGGTGGTGTTGAGCTTCGCCTCTCTCAATGCCTTGAGCATGTATTGCTGCAAGCGATCGACCAGCCCTTCGGGCACCTCGTCCGACGGACTGAAGGGCCAGGCACCAATCAAGGTTTGATAAAACAGGTGCTCTTCCCGAGCATCCGGAGCCGCTGCGCCGTGCACCTCGGTCTTCTTCGTCTTGTTCCAGTATCCCCAGCGGGTCAGGTGGGTCTGCCATTCGCCGCTCAGTTCCGAGAGGACGTTGATCCGCATTCTCGTGTCCTCGCCGCGCTTGTTGTCGTGCGTGGCCGTGGTCGAGAAGCCACCGGGCCAAAGGTTCAGTCGGTGGGCGTTGATCGCGTGGAAGGACGACGGCGAGTGCCCGAACCGGGCTGGCTCGCCACCCACCTCGTTGAGCGACGCGAGCTTGATCTGCCGGTAGAAGGCCGTGTCTTCGACCCCCTTGGCTGTCACCGGGCCAGTCGTCTGCTGAAAGCGGATGACGAACGCCTCGCGTTGCTCGATGTCGTCGGTCGAGATCCCCTCCGGATGCTCCAGCAAGAGCGCCGCCCGGATGAACTCGAAGACCGACGGATCAATCGTCGGGTTCCGTCTCCTGGCTCGATAAACGGCCTGGTCGATGTAGGCCCGATCACGCTCGGTCATCGGCTCGCCCGGCTTCAAATACGTCCGGTAGACCGGGAAGCAGGCAATCACCTCGCGCAAGGCCCGTCGCAGGTCGTTCAGTGTGAAGTCCCGGCTTCTCCGATCGTGTTCGCTCACCCGGTTGAGCTGCCGGGCGAGCATGTTCAGCTCGCTGGCGAGCGAGGCCCGACAGATCAACTGCTTCGCGTCGTATACCACCTCGTGCCAGGGCTCGGTGTCCCCCGTAAATTCGGCGTATGAGGTTTCGATGGTCGCCTGACCTTCCGGATCGACGAACAATCCATTGATCGAATTAAGATATTCGTATCCGACGGTTCCGTCAATCGTCCAACGCTCGGGAAGGTCCTCCCCCCGGCTGAGAATCTTCTCAACGACGATCGGGTATCGCCTCACCAGCGGGCCATTGGGCTCGGCCTCGACGGCCGATCGGAAGCGATCGCGCAGGTGTTGCTCGGTCTCCGATCGCTCCGCGTCGTCCCCTTCCTTGTTGAGTCGCTGAAGACACGATCGAACGAACAGCGTTTCCTGGAGCCTCGTGAAGTATCCCGCAGGATCGGCCAGGCCATCCGGGTGGTCGATCCGAAGTGCCGAGACCCCCCCGCGATCCACCCAGTCGAAGATCAGCCGATGCGTCGTTTCCAGAACCTCCGGGTCCTCAATCCGTACGCCAGCCAAATCATTGATGTCAAAAAAT is a window from the Tautonia rosea genome containing:
- the treY gene encoding malto-oligosyltrehalose synthase, whose translation is MPPRPDDTEPLASADDARTSHPIEARAEALFRAEAEAVTKTPLRRPRATYRLQLHRDFPLSKVEEILDYLDDLGISDAYFSPYLAARPGSTHGYDVFDHGQINPEIGDETTHERLVSKMLDRGMGRVIDVVPNHMGITGGNPFWADLLENGKQAASARYFDVDWYPVKEELEGRVLLPVLGDQYGKVLEDGQLVVGRTEGSFHLDYFDHQFPLSPRSYGLILGQRPEVLDTVLEPDDVRLLEFRSVIAAIENLPPGDAEDEESVSRYRAEKEVIKHRIARLCDQSPKLAAFIDENVALFRGAVGDPRSFDLLHELLEHQVYRLAYWRVAAEEINYRRFFDINDLAGVRIEDPEVLETTHRLIFDWVDRGGVSALRIDHPDGLADPAGYFTRLQETLFVRSCLQRLNKEGDDAERSETEQHLRDRFRSAVEAEPNGPLVRRYPIVVEKILSRGEDLPERWTIDGTVGYEYLNSINGLFVDPEGQATIETSYAEFTGDTEPWHEVVYDAKQLICRASLASELNMLARQLNRVSEHDRRSRDFTLNDLRRALREVIACFPVYRTYLKPGEPMTERDRAYIDQAVYRARRRNPTIDPSVFEFIRAALLLEHPEGISTDDIEQREAFVIRFQQTTGPVTAKGVEDTAFYRQIKLASLNEVGGEPARFGHSPSSFHAINAHRLNLWPGGFSTTATHDNKRGEDTRMRINVLSELSGEWQTHLTRWGYWNKTKKTEVHGAAAPDAREEHLFYQTLIGAWPFSPSDEVPEGLVDRLQQYMLKALREAKLNTTWTDPDPSYGDAVSKFVADVLTGEGADVFLKDFLPFQRRVARIGVIGSLGQVLLKVASPGVPDVYQGCDLWDLALVDPDNRRPVDYDHRRQALAALRQEIASGTPRDQLAARLLNDPEDGLIKLYLLWTALGHRKEHPEVYSHGVYRPLEAEGERKGNVLSFGRYRDGRYAAVVVPRLVAGLMGEESMSMPVGPEIWGDTVLALPDSGLPKRWRNLLTDEVVELQNGEGRPVLPIAEIFRTIPFGLMVEQE